Proteins from a single region of Palaemon carinicauda isolate YSFRI2023 chromosome 1, ASM3689809v2, whole genome shotgun sequence:
- the LOC137652158 gene encoding uncharacterized protein yields the protein MIREKMVTIILVVLFGLLRCATTQEIAVAPVVSLPQYFGVPYSAVLPPMLSENQEVQFPYGNEEYPWQADLYEQPKIFAYKESLPYPPNPYEARRPQAILPPYLLEILGGKGSELPSWPEIWLAYLKLQKSTGTPHNSDLPKTTKNPTSENPLQAISNQSTSDPENKLTSSTPPSMDSTVQDSISSDDIGTATTFVSTNEASENTTEAENSTPYSSQSLEDDTTPGSTTIEPLTDVNPSLDIRSSTVVPLSTNTSVPSLTISYILQSLFDMYRERVPFINIVLSGPGNWSISFSQPSQKDISSDSASIVSPKAIPKIANDAVTDILALAKKLESKITNIFIQPSSASETSDGIGRPKNGLGDLISHATPSLQDYSTDNEQPTISPVLMSSQEGI from the exons ATGATAAGGGAAAAAATGGTGACGATAATCCTAGTGGTGCTCTTTGGATTGTTAAGATGCGCGACGACGCAAGAGATAGCAGTGGCTCCTGTGGTCTCTCTCCCTCAGTACTTTGGCGTTCCTTACTCAGCAGTTTTGCCTCCAATGCTAAGTGAAAATCAAGAAGTACAATTTCCCTATGGAAATGAAG AATATCCATGGCAGGCTGATTTATATGAACAACCCAAAATTTTTGCTTACAAGGAGTCACTACCTTACCCGCCGAACCCATATGAAGCAAGGCGCCCCCAAGCAATCCTTCCACCCTATTTGCTTGAAATTTTGGGAGGAAAAGGGTCAGAACTTCCATCTTGGCCTGAAATATGGCTTGCCTACCTCAAACTCCAAAAATCTACTGGAACGCCTCACAACAGTGACCTGCCTAAAACTACAAAAAATCCCACAAGTGAGAACCCACTGCAAGCtatttcaaatcaatcaaccaGTGATCCAGAAAATAAGTTAACATCCTCGACACCACCATCCATGGACAGCACAGTACAGGACTCAATTTCATCAGATGACATTGGAACTGCAACGACTTTTGTTTCCACTAATGAAGCCAGTGAAAACACAACAGAAGCTGAGAATTCAACACCATACTCCTCTCAGTCACTGGAGGATGATACAACACCTGGTTCTACCACAATTGAGCCCTTAACAGATGTTAATCCGTCACTAGATATTAGGTCTTCAACAGTTGTTCCTTTATCTACAAACACCTCTGTGCCATCTCTTACAATTTCGTATATACTTCAGAGTTTATTTGACATGTATCGCGAAAGAGTTCCCTTTATCAATATTGTTTTAAGTGGCCCAGGAAACTGGTCCATTTCGTTTTCACAGCCATCGCAAAAGGATATCTCATCTGATTCTGCATCCATTGTATCACCTAAAGCAATTCCAAAAATAGCAAACGATGCAGTTACTGATATTTTGGCCTTAGCTAAAAAACTAGAGTCAAAGATCACAAATATCTTCATACAACCAAGTTCAGCTTCTGAGACAAGTGACGGTATAGGTAGACCAAAGAATGGGTTGGGAGACTTGATCTCACATGCTACGCCATCATTACAAGATTACTCAACAGATAATGAGCAACCTACTATTAGTCCAGTTCTTATGTCCTCCCAAGAAGGAATCTAA